A stretch of the Amycolatopsis sp. BJA-103 genome encodes the following:
- a CDS encoding CPBP family intramembrane glutamic endopeptidase: MDDGQARERLVLGAHWGFVAFFAGIAGYHLVTLVMSFVMSGRFGGYDPLELRDVGPLLILAFLPTLVLGLGPVIGSQHWGRGLRTDFGLKPTWRDVRIGLACGAAALAAGYLLNLLLLAVYGTDGADRTISDVSPGPITELSGTTGGDTVWLVLAAVIVVLAAPVTEELLFRGTLWNAMGFHRLPSWVILLVTALVFAQLHGEAARTIALFGQGIAIGLARYLSGRVSAAVIAHAANNLPPAVLLFAAR; the protein is encoded by the coding sequence GTGGACGACGGGCAGGCTCGCGAGCGTTTGGTGCTCGGAGCGCACTGGGGGTTCGTAGCGTTCTTCGCGGGCATCGCCGGATACCACCTCGTCACGCTCGTCATGAGCTTCGTGATGTCGGGTCGCTTCGGCGGTTACGACCCTCTCGAACTCCGTGACGTCGGCCCGCTGCTGATCCTCGCGTTCCTGCCGACCCTCGTGCTCGGTCTCGGCCCCGTGATCGGCTCGCAGCACTGGGGACGGGGACTCCGCACGGATTTCGGGCTCAAGCCCACCTGGCGCGACGTCCGGATCGGCCTTGCCTGCGGAGCGGCCGCGCTCGCCGCCGGGTACCTCCTCAACCTGCTCCTGCTGGCCGTCTACGGGACCGACGGCGCAGACAGGACCATTTCCGACGTCTCGCCCGGGCCGATCACCGAGCTGTCCGGAACCACCGGAGGCGACACCGTCTGGCTGGTACTGGCCGCAGTCATCGTCGTCCTCGCCGCCCCGGTCACCGAGGAACTGCTCTTCCGCGGCACGCTCTGGAACGCGATGGGCTTCCACCGCCTGCCCTCGTGGGTGATCCTGCTGGTCACCGCGCTGGTGTTCGCCCAGTTGCACGGGGAGGCCGCGCGCACGATCGCGCTGTTCGGCCAGGGGATCGCGATCGGCCTGGCCCGCTATCTCTCCGGCAGGGTGAGCGCGGCCGTCATCGCGCACGCGGCCAACAACCTCCCACCGGCTGTATTGCTC